A genomic stretch from Marinimicrobium sp. C6131 includes:
- the rpsG gene encoding 30S ribosomal protein S7 encodes MPRRRVVAKREVLPDPKYGNVTLAKFMNHVMVSGKKSVAERIVYGALESVESKLNRDPIEVFDEALENIAPLVEVKSRRVGGATYQVPVEVRPSRRIALAMRWLVDFSRGRSEKSMPQRLAGELIDASQGKGAAVRKREDVHRMAEANKAFSHYRF; translated from the coding sequence ATGCCAAGAAGAAGAGTTGTCGCCAAGCGCGAAGTTCTGCCGGATCCCAAGTACGGCAATGTGACGCTGGCGAAATTTATGAACCACGTGATGGTCAGCGGCAAGAAGTCCGTGGCTGAGCGTATTGTGTACGGTGCTCTGGAATCGGTTGAGTCCAAGCTGAATCGTGACCCCATCGAAGTGTTCGATGAAGCGCTGGAAAACATCGCACCGCTGGTGGAAGTTAAGTCCCGCCGCGTGGGTGGTGCCACCTATCAGGTGCCGGTTGAGGTCCGCCCGAGCCGTCGTATTGCCTTGGCAATGCGTTGGTTGGTGGACTTCTCTCGCGGTCGCAGCGAGAAATCCATGCCCCAGCGTCTGGCCGGTGAGTTGATCGATGCCTCCCAAGGCAAAGGTGCAGCGGTCCGTAAGCGTGAAGATGTTCACCGTATGGCCGAGGCCAACAAGGCCTTCTCGCACTATCGCTTCTAA
- the rplC gene encoding 50S ribosomal protein L3: MTIGIVGRKSGMTRIFTDDGVSIPVSVIEVSPNRVTQVKNVETDGYSAVQVTVGSRRASRVTKPAAGHYAKANAEAGRGLWELRNDTQESFEVGAEITVDAFEAGQKIDVTGSSKGKGFAGTVKRWNFATQDATHGNSLSHRAPGSIGQCQTPGRVFKGKKMSGHMGSEQVTVQNLEVVRVDAERNLLLVKGAIPGAPGGDVIVRPAVKARSNG; this comes from the coding sequence ATGACGATTGGTATTGTCGGCCGCAAGAGCGGCATGACTCGCATATTTACCGATGATGGTGTTTCCATTCCTGTTTCCGTGATTGAGGTCTCCCCCAATCGCGTCACCCAGGTGAAGAATGTAGAAACCGACGGATACTCTGCAGTGCAGGTTACCGTAGGGTCTCGTCGCGCCTCACGTGTTACCAAGCCCGCAGCGGGCCACTACGCCAAGGCGAATGCCGAAGCTGGTCGTGGTTTGTGGGAATTGCGTAACGATACTCAAGAATCCTTCGAAGTTGGTGCAGAGATTACGGTTGACGCCTTTGAGGCTGGCCAGAAGATCGATGTCACCGGTTCTTCCAAAGGTAAGGGCTTTGCCGGTACCGTCAAGCGTTGGAATTTCGCCACGCAGGACGCTACCCACGGTAACTCCCTTTCTCACCGTGCCCCCGGTTCCATCGGACAGTGTCAGACACCGGGTCGCGTCTTTAAGGGCAAGAAGATGTCAGGTCACATGGGTTCCGAACAGGTAACTGTTCAGAATCTGGAAGTGGTCCGCGTCGACGCTGAGCGTAATCTGCTGTTGGTCAAAGGCGCCATTCCGGGAGCTCCCGGTGGTGACGTCATTGTTCGTCCCGCAGTTAAAGCGCGCAGTAACGGTTAA
- the rplW gene encoding 50S ribosomal protein L23 — MNQERIYKILLGPVVSEKSAMAGENGNQVVFKVATDASKLEIKAAVQALFDVKVESVRVLNVKGKTRRTRFGIGKRSDWKKAYVRLEQGQDIDFAVAE, encoded by the coding sequence ATGAACCAAGAACGCATCTACAAAATCTTGTTGGGTCCGGTAGTGTCCGAAAAGTCCGCCATGGCGGGTGAGAACGGCAACCAGGTTGTTTTCAAAGTGGCCACTGATGCCAGCAAGCTCGAAATCAAAGCGGCCGTGCAGGCGCTGTTTGATGTCAAAGTTGAAAGTGTTCGCGTGCTTAACGTGAAGGGCAAGACCCGCCGCACGCGCTTTGGTATCGGTAAGCGCAGCGACTGGAAGAAGGCCTACGTTCGTCTTGAGCAAGGTCAGGATATCGACTTTGCGGTAGCTGAGTAA
- the rplD gene encoding 50S ribosomal protein L4, translating to MELNIVKPDGAKDTLNVSEVAFGKEFNQDLVHQAVVAYLAGGRQGTKAQKTRSEVSGGGKKPWRQKGTGRARAGTIRSPIWRSGGKAFAAKPRNFEQKLNKKMYRAALRCILSELNRQERLVVVEEFSVDAPKTKSLVQKLAQYDLSEALIVTEDVNENLYLASRNLHKVDVRDVQGVDPVALIGFEKVVVTVPALKKFEEILG from the coding sequence ATGGAATTGAATATTGTAAAGCCCGATGGTGCCAAAGATACGCTCAACGTATCTGAGGTGGCGTTTGGCAAAGAATTTAATCAAGACCTGGTGCATCAGGCGGTAGTCGCCTACCTGGCGGGCGGCCGTCAGGGTACCAAGGCTCAGAAAACTCGCTCTGAAGTATCTGGCGGCGGCAAGAAGCCGTGGCGTCAGAAGGGCACCGGTCGTGCGCGTGCGGGTACCATCCGCAGCCCGATCTGGCGCTCTGGTGGCAAGGCATTCGCTGCCAAGCCGCGCAACTTCGAGCAGAAGCTCAACAAAAAGATGTACCGTGCGGCACTGCGCTGCATTCTGTCTGAGCTGAATCGCCAGGAGCGTCTGGTGGTGGTGGAAGAATTTTCCGTCGACGCGCCCAAGACCAAAAGCCTGGTACAAAAGCTGGCTCAGTACGATCTGTCAGAAGCGCTGATCGTGACTGAGGATGTGAACGAAAATCTTTACTTGGCGTCTCGCAACCTGCATAAGGTTGATGTTCGCGACGTCCAGGGTGTTGATCCGGTTGCCTTGATCGGCTTTGAAAAGGTTGTGGTCACCGTTCCGGCTCTGAAAAAGTTCGAGGAGATCCTGGGATGA
- the tuf gene encoding elongation factor Tu, translating to MAKEKFERSKPHVNVGTIGHVDHGKTTLTAALTRVCHEVWGSGSAVAFDGIDNAPEERERGITIATSHVEYDSPIRHYAHVDCPGHADYVKNMITGAAQMDGAILVCGATDGPMPQTREHILLSRQVGVPYIVVFLNKADLLAEDCGGVGTDEYNEMLELVEMELRELLSDYDFPGDDTPIIAGSALMALNGEDEHELGTTAVKKLVETLDEYIPEPERAIDQPFLMPVEDVFSISGRGTVVTGRVERGIVKVGEELEIVGLKDTTKTVCTGVEMFRKMLDEGRAGENVGVLLRGTKRDEVERGQVLAKPGSVTPHAKFEGEVYVLSKDEGGRHTPFFKGYRPQFYFRTTDVTGACELPEGVEMVMPGDNVKMSVTLIHPVAMEEGLRFAVREGGRTVGAGVVSKIIE from the coding sequence GTGGCAAAAGAAAAGTTTGAACGCAGTAAGCCCCACGTCAACGTGGGCACCATTGGTCACGTTGACCACGGTAAAACCACGCTGACCGCGGCTCTGACCCGCGTATGTCACGAAGTCTGGGGCAGCGGTTCTGCTGTTGCCTTTGACGGTATTGACAATGCGCCGGAAGAGCGTGAGCGCGGTATCACCATTGCGACCTCTCACGTAGAGTACGATTCACCGATTCGTCACTACGCGCACGTGGACTGCCCGGGTCACGCCGACTATGTGAAGAACATGATCACCGGTGCGGCGCAGATGGATGGCGCGATCCTGGTGTGTGGTGCGACCGACGGTCCGATGCCCCAGACCCGCGAGCACATCCTGCTGTCCCGTCAGGTAGGCGTACCCTATATTGTGGTATTCCTGAACAAGGCTGACCTGCTGGCAGAAGACTGCGGCGGCGTAGGCACCGACGAGTACAACGAAATGCTGGAGCTGGTCGAGATGGAGCTGCGTGAGCTGCTGTCCGACTACGACTTCCCGGGCGACGACACGCCGATCATCGCCGGCTCTGCCCTGATGGCGCTGAACGGTGAAGACGAGCACGAGCTGGGTACTACCGCTGTGAAGAAGCTGGTAGAGACCCTGGACGAGTACATTCCGGAGCCCGAGCGTGCCATCGATCAGCCGTTCCTGATGCCGGTAGAGGACGTATTCTCCATCTCTGGTCGCGGTACCGTAGTAACCGGTCGTGTCGAGCGCGGCATCGTGAAGGTAGGCGAGGAACTGGAAATCGTTGGCCTGAAGGACACCACCAAGACCGTCTGTACCGGTGTTGAGATGTTCCGCAAGATGCTGGACGAAGGTCGTGCTGGTGAGAACGTGGGTGTTCTGCTGCGCGGTACCAAGCGTGACGAAGTGGAGCGTGGTCAGGTTCTGGCCAAGCCGGGTTCAGTGACCCCGCACGCCAAGTTCGAAGGCGAAGTGTACGTGCTGTCCAAAGACGAAGGCGGCCGTCACACTCCGTTCTTCAAGGGCTATCGTCCGCAGTTCTACTTCCGTACCACGGACGTGACCGGTGCTTGTGAGTTGCCGGAAGGCGTTGAGATGGTCATGCCGGGGGACAACGTGAAGATGAGCGTGACTCTGATTCACCCGGTGGCGATGGAAGAAGGTCTGCGCTTTGCGGTGCGTGAAGGCGGCCGTACTGTTGGCGCTGGCGTGGTCTCCAAGATCATCGAGTAA
- the fusA gene encoding elongation factor G — MARKTPIARYRNIGIVAHVDAGKTTTTERVLFYTGLSHKVGEVHDGAATMDWMEQEQERGITITSAATTCFWQGMSQQFDQHRINIIDTPGHVDFTIEVERSLRVLDGAVVVLCGSSGVQPQTETVWRQANKYEVPRMVFVNKMDRTGANFKRVVDQLKTRLGANAVPLQMTIGTEEDFKGVVDLIEMKAILWNEADLGMTFDYAEIPDDLKETCEEMREFMMEAAAEANEELMEKYLEEGSLTNDEIKAGIRARTLANEIVPVLGGSAFKNKGVQAVLDAVVEYLPAPNQVRAIEGVLDDGKDTVETREADDDAPFAALAFKIATDPFVGTLTFFRVYSGKLNSGDSVFNPVKGKKERVGRMVQMHSNNREEIKEVLSGDIAAAVGLKDVTTGDTLCDPNHIITLERMEFPDPVIHVAVEPKTKADQEKMGVALGKLAQEDPSFSVKTDEESGQTIIGGMGELHLDIIVDRMRREFKVEANIGKPQVAYREAIRNTCEIEGKFVRQSGGRGQYGHVWIRFEPGQDEDAEGLEFANEIVGGAVPKEYIPAVQKGISEQMQNGVLAGYPLLGLKATLYDGSFHDVDSNEMAFKIAASMATKKLAQQGGAVLLEPIMKVEVVTPEENMGDVVGDLNRRRGMIQGMEEGVSGKIVNAEVPLAEMFGYATDLRSATQGRATYAMEFKGYAEAPRNVADEVIAKSKVAKDD; from the coding sequence GTGGCACGTAAAACTCCTATCGCACGCTACCGCAATATTGGTATCGTTGCCCACGTAGACGCCGGTAAGACCACCACTACCGAGCGCGTTCTGTTCTATACCGGCCTGTCTCACAAGGTGGGTGAGGTTCATGATGGCGCGGCTACCATGGACTGGATGGAGCAGGAGCAAGAGCGCGGTATTACCATTACCTCCGCAGCGACCACCTGCTTCTGGCAGGGCATGAGTCAGCAGTTTGATCAGCACCGTATCAACATCATCGATACCCCCGGGCACGTTGACTTCACCATCGAGGTGGAGCGTTCGCTGCGGGTACTGGATGGTGCTGTTGTGGTGCTGTGTGGCTCCTCCGGTGTGCAGCCGCAGACCGAAACCGTATGGCGTCAGGCCAACAAGTACGAAGTTCCCCGTATGGTCTTCGTCAACAAGATGGACCGCACCGGTGCCAACTTCAAGCGTGTGGTTGATCAATTGAAAACCCGTCTGGGCGCCAACGCCGTGCCTTTGCAGATGACTATCGGTACTGAAGAAGACTTCAAGGGCGTGGTTGATCTGATCGAGATGAAGGCCATTCTGTGGAATGAAGCCGATCTGGGTATGACGTTTGATTACGCGGAAATCCCGGATGACCTGAAAGAAACGTGCGAAGAAATGCGCGAATTCATGATGGAAGCGGCCGCAGAAGCCAACGAAGAGTTGATGGAAAAATACCTGGAAGAAGGGTCTTTGACCAACGACGAGATCAAGGCCGGTATTCGTGCCCGCACCCTGGCCAATGAAATTGTTCCGGTTCTGGGTGGTTCAGCCTTTAAAAACAAAGGTGTGCAGGCAGTGCTTGACGCTGTTGTTGAGTACCTTCCGGCCCCGAACCAGGTTCGCGCGATCGAAGGGGTTCTGGATGACGGGAAAGACACCGTTGAAACCCGTGAGGCGGACGACGACGCACCGTTTGCGGCATTGGCTTTCAAGATTGCCACCGACCCCTTTGTGGGCACGCTGACGTTCTTCCGGGTTTACTCCGGCAAATTGAACTCCGGTGATTCGGTGTTCAACCCGGTAAAAGGCAAAAAAGAACGTGTTGGTCGTATGGTGCAGATGCACTCCAACAACCGCGAAGAGATCAAGGAAGTACTGTCCGGCGATATCGCTGCGGCCGTAGGCCTGAAAGACGTTACCACCGGTGACACACTGTGTGACCCGAACCACATCATTACGCTTGAGCGAATGGAATTCCCGGATCCTGTGATTCACGTTGCGGTTGAACCGAAAACCAAGGCGGATCAGGAAAAAATGGGTGTGGCTCTGGGTAAACTGGCTCAGGAAGACCCGTCATTCAGCGTCAAAACTGACGAAGAAAGCGGTCAGACCATTATCGGTGGCATGGGCGAGCTTCACCTGGACATCATCGTTGACCGCATGCGTCGTGAGTTCAAGGTTGAGGCAAATATCGGTAAGCCCCAGGTGGCTTATCGTGAAGCGATTCGCAACACCTGTGAGATCGAAGGCAAGTTTGTTCGTCAGTCTGGTGGCCGCGGTCAGTACGGTCACGTCTGGATCCGTTTCGAGCCGGGCCAGGACGAAGACGCCGAAGGCCTGGAGTTCGCCAACGAGATCGTGGGTGGTGCCGTTCCGAAGGAATACATCCCGGCGGTACAAAAAGGTATTTCCGAGCAGATGCAGAATGGTGTTCTCGCTGGCTATCCGCTGCTGGGCCTGAAAGCCACTCTGTACGATGGTTCGTTCCACGATGTTGACTCCAACGAGATGGCCTTTAAAATTGCTGCCTCTATGGCCACCAAGAAATTGGCGCAACAGGGCGGAGCCGTCCTGCTTGAGCCGATCATGAAAGTGGAGGTCGTGACGCCTGAAGAGAACATGGGTGACGTGGTGGGTGACCTCAACCGTCGTCGCGGCATGATTCAGGGCATGGAAGAAGGTGTATCCGGCAAGATCGTTAATGCTGAGGTGCCTCTCGCGGAGATGTTTGGTTACGCGACGGATCTGCGCTCGGCCACCCAGGGTCGCGCTACCTACGCGATGGAATTCAAGGGTTATGCCGAAGCTCCCCGCAACGTAGCCGATGAAGTGATTGCCAAAAGCAAAGTGGCTAAAGACGATTAA
- the rpsJ gene encoding 30S ribosomal protein S10, whose translation MQNQRIRIRLKAFDHKLIDASTQEIVETAKRTGAQVRGPIPLPTRKERFTVLISPHVNKDARDQYEIRTHKRLLDIVEPTEKTVDALMKLDLAAGVEVQISLN comes from the coding sequence ATGCAGAATCAACGCATTCGGATTCGCCTGAAGGCCTTTGATCATAAGCTCATCGATGCCTCTACCCAGGAAATTGTTGAGACCGCAAAGCGCACAGGCGCACAAGTCCGTGGCCCGATTCCGCTGCCGACTCGCAAAGAGCGCTTCACTGTATTGATCTCCCCGCACGTCAACAAGGACGCGCGTGATCAGTACGAGATTCGTACACACAAGCGTTTGCTGGACATTGTTGAGCCCACTGAAAAAACCGTTGATGCCCTGATGAAGCTGGATTTGGCTGCAGGTGTAGAGGTTCAGATCAGTCTTAACTAA
- the rpsL gene encoding 30S ribosomal protein S12 yields the protein MATINQLVRKPRKRRVQKSDVPALQANPQKRGVCTRVYTTTPKKPNSALRKVCRVRLTNGFEVSSYIGGEGHNLQEHSVVLIRGGRVKDLPGVRYHTVRGSLDTSGVNNRKQGRSKYGTKRPK from the coding sequence ATGGCAACGATCAACCAGTTGGTTCGTAAGCCGAGAAAACGCAGGGTTCAAAAGAGCGACGTTCCCGCTCTGCAAGCCAACCCTCAGAAGCGCGGCGTTTGCACCCGCGTTTACACCACCACGCCGAAGAAGCCCAACTCGGCCTTGCGTAAGGTTTGCCGTGTGCGCCTGACCAATGGTTTCGAAGTGTCTTCTTACATCGGTGGTGAAGGGCACAACTTGCAGGAGCACAGCGTTGTTCTGATCCGTGGTGGCCGAGTGAAGGACTTGCCGGGTGTGCGCTATCACACCGTGCGCGGTTCTCTGGACACCTCCGGGGTCAACAACCGTAAGCAGGGTCGTTCCAAATACGGTACCAAGCGACCCAAGTAA